The Cucurbita pepo subsp. pepo cultivar mu-cu-16 chromosome LG05, ASM280686v2, whole genome shotgun sequence nucleotide sequence AagaaagtaaaacaaaaaggCCTCATATACACATCGTGGAGTCAAAACAGTAACGCATACAACAATGAATGTTGTGTCAACTCAACCTACAACGAGCTTTATCTAACATGAAAGCACCCACCAACTTGAATTGAGTAGAGGAAGGAAATACTCCcagaaatcaaatcaaatcaaatgaagGCTCAACAAAGTGGTATATATCGACAACGAGGTTACTTCTAGCGACTTTATGATGAACAATATTCAGTTCATACaaatatcttccaaattttcttGCCGACAATATGCTCATATTGGGAGATAAATGTATCAAATACTCTAAATTTGATATCATtatcaaaacaacaaaacaatgaCAATATCACTTGTGTAATCATGCAGCATTCTCAGTTAATAaccaagaaagaagaataacAATCTACGCCTGGGGTTTACAATTACAACCATTAGAGTAAATCAAATGTGTTCATAGAAACAAATGGCAAGACAAGCAATCGAATGAAATAAAAGGCAATCGAATGAAATAAAAGGCAATCGAATGAAAATCTGCAGAAATGCATTCTAGAACGAATTTGGGACAccaaaagaaaggaaatgaaacGGAAggttgaataaataatttagttcTAAATTCGATGAAGTCCTTCCCGGTCCAAAcatgatttgaaattgaaatttactGGAATCCTCTTTCAATCATTCAATAACAAAGCATCATCTTCTAACCTTAACCAGTCATTGACTCTCTCTCACCAAAACCGCCCAATCAAAATAACTCTCCAATCTAAATCCAAATTTCGCATCCCCATGTCAACGCCCCGCGGCTCGCCGCTGCCGCCGACCGGAAACCGCGCCTCTTCCGACGCCGCTCCCGAACCCCTAACCCAATCCCAGAAAAATCAACTTCAAGTCCATTTCACCGACGAAGACGAACTCGATCTTCTCAATTGCTACCTCGAAGTCGCCGGATCCAAGAATTCTCAGCCCACTCTCGACTCTCCGGCCTTGGACCGCATTGCGACCGCCCTCGGCCACAAATTCAGGCACTCCCACATCGCCGATAAGCTCCACAGGCTCAAACTCCAGTACCACAAATTCGCAAGAACCAAGTCCTTCATCAAAACTCCCCACCACCTACGGATTGTGGAGATTGGGCGCAGCATCTGGGGAAAACCCCACATTCCCAGAACAAAACCGCAGGTAATTTCACGCAGAATTAGAGGAAGATCAGTTGCAAGGAAAAAGGGGGTTGATCTGAAGAACTTTCCTGTTCTTGTGAGTGAATTTTCCCGGCAGTTGCCGGGAAATGGAGTGTGGAGAGAGGGGCTGAAGGGAATGGAGGAGTGGAGTTTGAAGGGTATGAATGAGAAGTGGGTTCTGTTGCATATTGAAGAGGCAGAGCTTAAGGCAAGAAGGGCTGCGCTAATACAGCGGCAAATTGGAACAACATTAACTAAAGATTGATTTCGCTTACAATTTCTATTCTCTTTTGGGAACAACAAAGTTCTGTAGCTAATGGCAGAAGTTAGAAACTTAGTAGGTGGTGGGTGCAGTTGTAGTGTATTGCTGTTAAGATCACGATGGTGGAGAGTTTCTCACCAATAAAGGATTCTATGTCAAGACATAGTAATGTTGTTCAATGCttgaatttttatgattaGTCAAAACAGGGAAACATTTACCTAATTCCAGGAAATCCAActttgagagattttcttgtttcaaaTGGCTTCTAAATAAGGTGAAAGCCTGAATGTCCTATTTGAGACGAAGCTGAGgataaaataaacacaaaagcAGCAAGTAAATCAAGAATTGGAAGAGATCTAACCTTTTCAAGATTCAGAACATTGAGATTTATGTAAATCGTCCAAATCTCTTTGGCCTAAATCAATAACCAAgagatttaaaacaaaattgacaCCAAATCATAGATGTAAGTGGTAGAAAAATCTCACATTCCCTCCATATCAATGCAGGCTTGATGCTGAATTATACCAAAGAAGCAAATGAATCATGGGCTCTTATACTCCACAAGTTCTAATAAGCAAGCAGTTCATTAAAGTTGCAAATTTTCAAGTCTGGATtttgcaaaaagaaaagaaaaggagcaaGATAATGATTCATGGTCGATAAAATCTAACTTTTGTTCCAGAAACAGTAAGATTGGGAAAGATGAAGCATATAAACAATTTACCTTAGCACAGAAAGTTAAGGACCAAGATCCATCAAACCCACATCTGGTTCTAAATCCATAGAATTGCAGAGTCAAGCAAAGATACagaagcatatatatatataagccACCTCTACAACCATACAGAGTTCAGAGTAAACGTAGAAACTCCAGCATATTTTTTAGGCAGGACGATTGACCACAGATACCAGGAAAGTGCGCACggttttccattttaaaacctttataTTGACTGCTTTCTTTCTTGCCAGTAGCACTACACATGATCAGTAAAATGAAACAATCATTTAGCAGCAAGCACGTTCTGTTGAGCGAGGTTCTCCTGCTGCTGTTGGTAGTTCAGGGGCCTCCGGAATAGCATGATATGCGGCTCAGGTCGATGAATAGCATAGTGCACCCACCCACGACTCTGCTGAACTCCAATTGCACGCCACTCATTCTGCACATAGGATTGATTATTTATAGGATTAGGAGTACAACAACATGCTTTCCAGTAAATGAGTACTCGAACAGATTTGGGAAGCACCCTTTTGTTTAGAACAATGATTAACTTATGTTCTTtaagaaattcaagaaaatcaaaaggaacTGACGTATAATGAACGATATTCCTGTGCCTATGCTAATTGTAAAGTCCATTGCTCACTAGTTGCACACAGAGAATGCACGATTGAGAGGCCGGGATGGTTCTATCGCAACAGTCTTAAGCCCTGGATTATCAATCCTATTTGATATATCTATTATGCGAAATATACATAAACACCGTTTCAATTTTCAACAATCATCTGCCAGATGAAGAGCGAAAAATCAAGATCGCcatgaaaagtttaaaagacTAGAAAACAACgtaacaaaaatttcttagagtgaaagagagagaattcaGTCTAAACAAGGATAATGCATTTATTAATCCTGATTTAAGAATCCAACTATcgaattcaattttttaaaaaaacaatcagAGAATGCTTCCCTTTGCAACAAAATCAATAggcataaataaagaataagaCTAAATTGCTTACTTCCGAGAGAAGGCGATTCTTCGGAAGCAACTTTGCCACATCGGGTGGGAGCACCACATGCCTGTATCAATCAATATAGTTAGCCATTGAATACAAAGAACTAAACACTTCCAAACAATTCTCCGAGACGAGAAACTGAGAGTAAGAATCCAAGACCTATACTCGTAAGTATCATCGAAGTACTTCTCAGAGTACTGAATCTGACCCATCTACCAGAACTTAAGCTTCGGCTTCCCGAGAGAATTACAAAAACAGGTAGAGCGGAGATTCGACGGTTCCGATCCCCAAAATGAAACGATATTTAAACAGAAAACTAGAACTGAACTAGGGTTGAAGACTGAGCAAAATGGCGCGTTATATACGATTGGAAGCATAGCAATAAATTGCAAATTCGGCCAATCGCTTGTTCCCACGTGTAACCCGATAAGGACTGGACAGCATGGAATTCTTCTGCGGTGCAGCATTTTGCCACGTgctcatttttctttacaaagagtatctatcattttttgaataattttttaggaaaatagTTCAATAAatcactattttaaattttccaataattctcttaaaatatcaacaaaaaaaaacaaaactagaGGACCAAAGTATCATAtcaaacataattttcaatgCATTCGATACCTTGNATTAAAACAtacttttcattaatatttttttaaaaaatctttaaatttcaaattttttttaaaatatctaaaaataatacCATGTGATtagtatataattaaattagaaaatacactcaaacttttaaatataaaaacttcTTAGTGTTAATATCGCTTTGACTCATTAATCTAGTTTAATACGATCTATGACCcaatatttattcatttctccatatttttaatcttttatgaaatatcaaaacttttaaataaaaataaaaactttcttatttctaagcatcttcaaacattaaaaaaaaataggacaaaaaaaattaagatttaatatatatctcCACGATAAATCTTCTTAANTCCAGAAAAGAATGGCTTCTACCGACAAATTTGGGAAGCTTTCCATGtctttgttcttcattctttctGTACACTAAACCAAAAAATGTTAACCCTATGATATTCCTCAGGGTTGTATGacctttttctctctgtaCAGTGTACACCCACCaacaaaggaaaggaaaggaaaggaaatgaatttaatggcgttcgttctcttcttctaTGTTTCTTCAGCTCTCTGGgtttgctgctgctgctggtgCACTGCTAATAACACGATACTGNNNNNNNNNNNNNNNNNNNNNNNNNNNNNNNNNNNNNNNNNNNNNNNNNNNNNNNNNNNNNNNNNNNNNNNNNNNNNNNNNNNNNNNNNNNNNNNNNNNNNNNNNNNNNNNNNNNNNNNNNNNNNNNNNNNNNNNNNNNNNNNNNNNNNNNNNNNNNNNNNNNNNNNNNNNNNNNNNNNNNNNNNNNNNNNNNNNNNNNNNNNNNNNNNNNNNNNNNNNNNNNNNNNNNNNNNNNNNNNNNNNNNNNNNNNNNNNNNNNNNNNNNNNNNNNNNNNNNNNNNNNNNNNNNNNNNNNNNNNNNNNNNNNNNNNNNNNNNNNNNNNNNNNNNNNNNNNNNNNNNNNNNNNNNNNNNNNNNNNNNNNNNNNNNNNNNNNNNNNNNNNNNNNNNNNNNNNNNNNNNNNNNNNNNNNNNNNNNNNNNNNNNNNNNNNNNNNNNNNNNNNNNNNNNNNNNNNNNNNNNNNNNNNNNNNNNNNNNNNNNNNNNNNNNNNNNNNNNNNNNNNNNNNNNNNNNNNNNNNNNNNNNNNNNNNNNNNNNNNNNNNNNNNNNNNNNNNNNNNNNNNNNNNNNNNNNNNNNNNNNNNNNNNNNNNNNNNNNNNNNNNNNNNNNNNNNNNNNNNNNNNNNNNNNNNNNNNNNNNNNNNNNNNNNNNNNNNNNNNNNNNNNNNNNNNNNNNNNNNNNNNNNNNNNNNNNNNNNNNNNNNNNNNNNNNNNNNNNNNNNNNNNNNNNNNNNNNNNNNNNNNNNNNNNNNNNNNNNNNNNNNNNNNNNNNNNNNNNNNNNNNNNNNNNNNNNNNNNNNNNNNNNNNNNNNNNNNNNNNNNNNNNNNNNNNNNNNNNNNNNNNNNNNNNNNNNNNNNNNNNNNNNNNNNNNNNNNNNNNNNNNNNNNNNNNNNNNNNNNNNNNNNNNNNNNNNNNNNNNNNNNNNNNNNNNNNNNNNNNNNNNNNNNNNNNNNNNNNNNNNNNNNNNNNNNNNNNNNNNNNNNNNNNNNNNNNNNNNNNNCTTCTCCTTTGCTCTCTGAATCTCTCCCgctttcctccattttctcaGCATCCAAACACCATCACAGATCTCTTCCCTTAccttcttcaaattcttcttcGATTTCCATCGATTTCCCCCAATTCGCAACACTCAAGGAGCTCACTGGATCTTGGCCTCTCCGTCTCTTCAACGCTGCTCCATGTCGGGTTCTCCAGCTCCCAACTCCTCTGGCCACCCGCCGGAGCAGATCATGCTCTCTCTTAAACGCCACCTCCCTTTCTCTTCTATCAAACCACCATTTGCATCTCCTGGGGACTATCACCGCTTTGCCCTCGACTCTCCACTCGTCGATCAACAACTTGACTCTATCGTAGTCAAATCTCCGGTCTGTTTCTTTTACTTGCATGTTTTTGTTGGTTAATTATATATCGCTCTTCACTCTCAGTATTATTCTATGAGTTTCTGTTTGTGATTATAGTCTCAAATCCAAATCTGTCTGGTTAGTAGGTCTTTACGGCTTATCAGGAATGGAAGTAGGTGAGATTAGTGAAAATAGTTAGTTTCACTGATTTCGTCATACTGAGAGCTTGAGACTGTGCCTTTTGAATACTGCGCCGAAAAGAACATGAATTTTAGCTCAATTTTGGTGTTACTTTAGTTAATGAATTATGATGTTATCACCTTCAATTCGTGTCTTTCTTCTGTACTTAGTTAAGTGTATCGAGTATTTCAGTCTCCTTCCATTCTTGACCAGTGCACTTGTTGGTCACTATAACTTATTCTCTCTcagaatttattaattttcactGGCTAACTACTTTTCAATATATTGCACTTGGTCCTTTTGATCAAATCAGGTGTAATGCGAGGGATATAGATAATTTACGTTCTATGGATGGGTAAATAAAGAGTTGGTAGCTACAAAGTCAGAACTCTGGTCCTTACTGCAGATAGATGATACTTGTGAAATAGGTTTCATGATTATTTTTCTAGAAAAAGAATGTTAAAGGTATAGTGAAGGATGTGTTTGTTCGATAGTAAGttctcaattattattatagtaCATTATCTATGCCTGATATATACAAATGATAGTGGAAGACAACTACCTCAAGGGGTTTGTTAGCTGGTTTGATCTATTCATGTAGTATTATTGTGAGTTGACATATTCAATCTCGGGTATAACCAAAATGATTCTAGATCAGTGGTTGAATAAGTCAGCAGGAAAGGCATTCCACTTTTATTGGTTGTAGGTGCTCCAATTCTTTAAAGGGCCACATCTTTGATCATCTTTGAAACCCCCCAGTtcataatttttgtatttttaggCTACTATCATATGTTATATACAATTATTCTGAGAAGTTAATTTAATAGCTGTTATGCATGGTTTGAATACCCCGTACCCTTGTACTTGTAATGGTGTATTctttcaagaatatttttcataCATGTTATCTTGATTTCATAATCTCGATCTAGACATTCGTGGAATGCTAGGAATGTGCATTGTTTGAATACATGGATATCTCAAGCTACTACACGCTAATAAAAAAGGATGGAtggtgttttatttatttagtattttttttttttttcactgaACTAGATTTGTCAGTTGAGGTTTATTGTCGTTTTTGAATGATTCCATTGTGAGgtccttgaatttttttaccttgtaattaatttgtttcttcAACCTTTGTTTCACGTCAATCatatttctaaaatctctcaaGTGTGGACAAAAATGAACCACCCTCCATGTTTATtgacaattttcttttcagataATTAATTCAAGTATAATCTTACTGCTTTGGCACATCCTTGCAACTTTTTGTCAGTAAATGAAAACTCTGAGGGAAATCCACCAAGACAACCAAATGGAAACGAAATCAGGGTGGATCTTGGACGTTCTGAGTCACGATGGTACTAGAAGAGTTTAACACATGAAGGACATTTCCAAGATGGCAGTAACACTCTCCCATATTCTAAGTGAAAAGATGGAAAACAAactatcaaaatcaaagaaaaatgagcTAATGAGAACATAATAGAGAATTGGCCTAGGAGAACAGAACAGACAAACACATCCTAATAATTTCTGTGAAATCTTTCAATGTGATGTTT carries:
- the LOC111795764 gene encoding cyclin-dependent kinases regulatory subunit 1 isoform X3; the encoded protein is MGQIQYSEKYFDDTYEYRHVVLPPDVAKLLPKNRLLSENEWRAIGVQQSRGWVHYAIHRPEPHIMLFRRPLNYQQQQENLAQQNVLAAK